The Methylomonas montana genome has a window encoding:
- a CDS encoding PDDEXK nuclease domain-containing protein produces MNKPAIANPVFSEVLQHIQQARHKIFSQANTALIDLYWQIGLTISHKVQSEAWGKGVVTELAHYIAHNAPDVKGFSDKNLWRMKQFYETYQADEKLASLARELPWTHNTIIFSRCKSAEERRYYLTIARSDRLSKRELERQIDAAQFERSLMSAKLSPLARELHPDIQQTFKDQYVLEFLGLPETHSENDLQTALIRHMKAFILELGSDFIFMGEQFRLQVGNQDFYIDLLFYHRGLSALVAFELKIGKFSPEHMGQLSFYLEALDRDVKKPHENPSIGVLLCRDKDDEVVEYALSRNLSPTLIAQYQLQLPDKKLIQAKLHELLTQEREGER; encoded by the coding sequence ACACGGCCCTGATTGACCTGTATTGGCAAATCGGCCTTACCATCAGCCACAAAGTGCAAAGTGAGGCCTGGGGTAAAGGTGTAGTCACCGAACTGGCGCACTATATTGCGCACAACGCCCCAGACGTCAAAGGCTTCAGCGACAAAAACCTCTGGCGCATGAAGCAGTTTTACGAAACCTATCAGGCTGATGAAAAACTCGCATCACTGGCGAGAGAATTGCCCTGGACACACAACACCATTATCTTTTCCCGCTGCAAAAGCGCCGAAGAACGCAGGTACTACCTGACGATTGCGCGTAGCGACAGACTCAGCAAGCGCGAGTTGGAGCGACAAATAGATGCCGCACAATTCGAGCGCAGCCTGATGAGCGCAAAACTCTCACCACTGGCGAGAGAATTACATCCCGACATTCAGCAAACCTTCAAAGATCAGTACGTGCTGGAGTTTTTGGGCTTACCGGAAACCCATAGCGAAAACGATCTGCAAACCGCACTGATCCGGCACATGAAGGCCTTTATTCTGGAACTGGGCAGCGACTTTATTTTCATGGGCGAACAATTCCGCCTGCAAGTCGGCAATCAGGACTTTTATATCGACCTGCTGTTTTACCACCGAGGCCTGTCGGCATTGGTGGCCTTCGAACTGAAAATCGGCAAATTCTCGCCGGAACACATGGGCCAACTGAGTTTTTACCTGGAAGCGCTGGATCGCGATGTCAAAAAACCGCACGAAAATCCCAGCATCGGCGTCTTGCTGTGCCGCGACAAAGACGATGAAGTCGTGGAATACGCACTATCGCGTAACCTGTCGCCAACCTTGATCGCGCAATACCAATTGCAACTGCCGGATAAAAAACTGATACAGGCCAAGTTGCATGAACTACTGACGCAAGAACGAGAGGGTGAGCGATGA
- a CDS encoding restriction endonuclease subunit S, with translation MNEPTKKGLVPELRFPEFRNAGEWKERKLKQVCDINPKASVLPDSFIYIDLESVEAGVLLQKKTIQLEGAPSRAQRLLKNGDVIFQMVRPYQKNNYLFRPIDDFDYVASTGYAQLRAHQSNTYLYQYIHNERFVDRVLEKCTGSNYPAINSSDLAGIRLEIPQLEEQQKIADCLSSIDELVTAQAQKVEALKAHKKGLMQQLFPAEGETVPKLRFPEFSGEWEYKSLEDVTKEPISYGIVQAGLHIENGVPYIKSSDVGGIIDLKKLQCTSNEIHHKYRRSAVHPNDIVFSLRGNIGQMSIVPEEITEANLTQGTARISVNTENSTLFVYFQIMSDVVINHINKKSKGSTFQEISLGELRKISIMVASLAEQQKISACLSSIDDLINAQTQKLATLKTHKKGLMQQLFPAVDEVAG, from the coding sequence ATGAATGAACCCACGAAAAAAGGTTTGGTGCCTGAGTTGCGGTTTCCAGAGTTTCGGAATGCGGGAGAATGGAAAGAGAGAAAGCTAAAGCAGGTTTGCGATATAAACCCAAAGGCTTCAGTGCTACCGGACAGTTTTATCTACATTGATCTTGAGTCAGTTGAAGCTGGTGTTTTACTTCAGAAAAAAACAATTCAACTTGAAGGTGCGCCTAGTCGGGCTCAGAGACTCTTGAAAAATGGGGATGTTATTTTTCAGATGGTTAGACCTTACCAAAAGAATAACTATCTTTTTCGACCTATTGATGACTTTGATTATGTTGCGTCTACTGGCTATGCGCAATTAAGGGCACACCAGTCGAATACATATCTATATCAATACATACATAACGAGCGATTTGTCGATAGAGTTTTAGAAAAATGTACAGGCTCTAACTATCCAGCAATTAATTCGAGCGACTTAGCAGGAATAAGGCTGGAAATTCCGCAACTAGAAGAACAACAAAAAATCGCCGATTGCCTGTCTTCCATCGACGAACTGGTCACCGCACAAGCCCAAAAAGTCGAAGCCCTCAAAGCTCATAAAAAAGGCCTGATGCAGCAGCTATTCCCCGCCGAAGGCGAAACCGTCCCCAAACTGCGCTTTCCTGAGTTTTCGGGTGAATGGGAATATAAAAGTTTAGAAGATGTAACGAAAGAACCAATATCTTACGGAATTGTTCAAGCTGGATTGCATATTGAAAATGGAGTGCCTTATATTAAAAGTTCTGATGTTGGTGGAATAATAGATTTGAAAAAGCTTCAATGTACCAGCAATGAAATACATCATAAATATCGCCGTTCTGCTGTTCATCCAAACGACATAGTATTTTCTTTAAGAGGAAATATAGGGCAAATGAGCATTGTTCCAGAAGAAATAACCGAAGCTAACTTGACTCAAGGAACAGCAAGAATTTCTGTTAATACTGAAAACAGTACATTATTTGTTTACTTTCAAATAATGAGCGATGTGGTTATCAATCATATAAATAAAAAAAGCAAGGGAAGTACATTTCAAGAAATTTCTTTAGGGGAATTACGAAAAATTAGCATTATGGTTGCATCACTTGCAGAACAACAAAAGATCTCCGCCTGCCTGTCTTCCATCGACGACCTTATTAATGCTCAAACACAAAAACTCGCCACCCTCAAAACCCACAAAAAAGGCCTGATGCAGCAGTTGTTCCCCGCAGTGGACGAGGTGGCTGGATGA
- a CDS encoding TrkH family potassium uptake protein: MQRFCTLGFVLGLILMVFGVTYALPIATSLYFDDGMADHFVNGMSLNIGIGSLLAGLTIRFRGDVKTRDGYLLVASFWVLMSAAATLPLLWGIPGLSFTDAFFETMSGFTTTGATVLSGLDTLAPSLNLWRHEMVWIGGLGIIVLAVAILPLLGVGGMQLYKAEIAGPVKDSKLTPRITETARLLWLVYAGITLTCILCLKLAGMGWFDALCHAFSTLGLGGFSTHDASVGYFDSAAIELVLTVFMLISAMNFGTHYTVLHRRSLKHYLQDPEAMPMLGVIAGSILLCAAYLWHFDTYPDFYTGLRHVTFNLVSIATDCGFASVDFDQWPPFVPWWMLYLSCVTACTGSTGGGIKMFRTLLLWKQAGRELFSILHPRAINPIRIGDMPIPNKIIFAVLAFIFLYFISIVVMTFTLIFTGLDPISALSAVLACINNAGPGLNQLGPATNFSSLNDFQTWICAATMLLGRLEVFTLVVLFTPTFWRK, from the coding sequence ATGCAACGTTTTTGTACTCTCGGCTTTGTACTCGGCCTGATCCTGATGGTTTTCGGTGTCACCTATGCGCTGCCGATCGCCACGTCGTTGTATTTCGACGATGGCATGGCCGACCATTTCGTCAACGGCATGTCGTTAAATATCGGTATTGGCAGCCTGCTGGCCGGTTTAACGATACGCTTTCGCGGCGATGTCAAAACCCGCGACGGCTATTTGCTGGTCGCTTCGTTTTGGGTGTTGATGTCGGCGGCGGCCACACTGCCCTTGCTGTGGGGAATACCAGGCCTGTCGTTTACCGACGCCTTTTTCGAAACCATGTCCGGCTTTACCACCACCGGCGCCACTGTCCTCAGCGGCCTGGACACACTGGCGCCCTCGTTAAATCTGTGGCGGCACGAAATGGTTTGGATTGGCGGCCTGGGCATCATCGTGCTGGCCGTGGCAATTCTGCCCTTGCTGGGCGTCGGCGGCATGCAGTTGTATAAAGCCGAGATCGCCGGTCCGGTCAAGGACAGTAAACTGACGCCGCGCATCACCGAAACCGCCCGGTTGTTGTGGTTGGTTTACGCCGGCATCACACTGACCTGCATCCTCTGTTTAAAGCTGGCCGGCATGGGCTGGTTCGATGCGCTCTGTCACGCTTTCTCGACACTGGGATTAGGCGGTTTTTCCACCCACGACGCCAGCGTCGGCTATTTCGACTCCGCCGCTATCGAATTGGTACTAACGGTTTTCATGTTGATATCGGCAATGAATTTCGGCACCCACTACACGGTGTTGCACCGCCGCAGCCTCAAGCATTATCTACAAGACCCGGAAGCGATGCCGATGCTGGGCGTGATTGCCGGCAGCATTCTATTGTGCGCCGCTTATCTGTGGCATTTCGATACCTACCCTGATTTTTATACCGGCCTACGCCATGTCACCTTCAATCTGGTATCGATCGCCACTGACTGCGGCTTTGCCAGCGTAGATTTCGATCAATGGCCGCCGTTCGTGCCCTGGTGGATGTTGTATTTAAGTTGCGTTACCGCCTGCACCGGTTCCACCGGCGGCGGCATCAAGATGTTCCGCACCCTGTTGCTGTGGAAGCAGGCTGGCCGCGAGTTATTCAGCATCCTGCATCCGCGCGCCATCAACCCGATCCGCATCGGCGACATGCCCATTCCCAACAAGATCATTTTCGCGGTACTGGCCTTTATTTTTCTGTACTTTATTTCGATCGTGGTGATGACCTTCACGCTGATCTTTACCGGACTGGACCCGATTTCCGCGCTCAGCGCGGTACTCGCTTGCATCAACAATGCCGGCCCCGGCCTAAACCAGCTTGGTCCAGCCACCAATTTTTCCAGCCTGAACGATTTTCAGACCTGGATTTGCGCGGCAACCATGTTGCTCGGACGCCTGGAAGTCTTTACCTTAGTCGTGCTTTTTACTCCTACTTTCTGGAGAAAATAG
- the secF gene encoding protein translocase subunit SecF, producing MTSVRHIDFLSKRKLAFYFSGTLLLISIVSFFVKGLDLGIDFTGGSVYELHYNQAADLDKMRGTLEQQGFADANLQHFGSAADVLIRLKPVENISQKELSEKVLSVANSSQPQPGELRRVEFVGPQVGEDLVNDGGLALFFAFVGIMVYVSIRFEWKLSLSAIAALFHDSIITVGFFSVFGWEFDMTVLSAILALIGYSINDTIVVYDRIRETVRSSRIKESINEIVNTALNDTLSRTILTSLTVFLTLLALAFLGGKTIHGFAIAMLIGVVKGTYSSIYIASSLALSLGLSRDDLMPPAKDSVVDDRP from the coding sequence ATGACTTCCGTTCGACACATCGATTTTCTCAGCAAAAGAAAGCTAGCCTTTTATTTCTCCGGCACCCTGTTACTGATTTCCATCGTTTCATTTTTCGTCAAGGGCCTGGATCTGGGTATCGACTTCACCGGCGGCAGCGTTTATGAACTGCATTACAACCAAGCGGCCGATCTGGACAAGATGCGCGGCACGCTGGAACAACAAGGCTTCGCCGATGCCAATCTGCAACATTTCGGCAGCGCGGCCGACGTGTTGATCCGCCTGAAACCGGTCGAAAACATCAGCCAAAAAGAACTTAGCGAAAAAGTGCTAAGCGTCGCCAACAGCAGCCAGCCTCAACCCGGCGAACTGCGCCGCGTCGAATTCGTCGGCCCACAAGTCGGCGAAGACTTGGTCAACGATGGCGGTCTGGCGCTGTTCTTCGCCTTTGTCGGCATCATGGTCTACGTCAGCATTCGCTTTGAGTGGAAACTATCGCTGAGCGCCATCGCCGCTTTATTCCACGACAGCATCATTACAGTGGGCTTTTTCTCGGTGTTTGGCTGGGAATTCGACATGACTGTGCTGTCGGCGATTTTGGCGCTGATCGGTTATTCCATCAACGACACCATCGTGGTTTACGACCGGATTCGGGAAACCGTCCGCAGCAGCCGGATCAAGGAATCGATTAACGAAATCGTCAACACCGCGCTGAACGACACGCTGAGCCGGACCATTCTGACCTCATTGACCGTATTTTTAACCCTGTTGGCCCTGGCCTTCCTCGGCGGCAAAACCATCCACGGCTTCGCCATCGCGATGCTGATCGGCGTCGTCAAAGGCACTTACTCGTCGATTTACATCGCCAGTTCACTGGCCCTGAGCCTGGGCTTGAGCCGCGACGACCTGATGCCGCCAGCCAAAGACAGCGTCGTTGACGACCGCCCTTAA